The Streptomyces sp. NBC_01276 genome contains the following window.
CAACCAGTTCAACCTGACCACGCGCCGGCTCCAGCCCGCCGCCGTGCAGGAGCTGGCCGCGGCCCCGGACACCGAGGTGCTGGCCGTGCACGCCGCGGACCGGTTCGGCGGCAACGGTCTGATCGGGGCCGTGTTCACCCGGCGCGAGGGCGCCACCGTGCACATCGACAACTTCCTGCTCAGCTGCCGGGTGTTCGCCCGGGGAGTCGAGCAGACCGCCCTGGCGTCGGTGCTGCGGCGGGCGCGGGCCGCCGGGGCGCGGGAGGTGGTCGCCGCCTTCCGCGAGAGCCCGAAGAACGCCAAGGTCCGCGGGTTCTACCCGCAGAACGGCTTCGGGCCGGCGGGCGAGGACGACGGCGAGCCCGACGGCGACCGCGACCGCGACGGCAGTCGCTTCTACCGGCACGACCTGGTCTCCGTACCGCCGACGCCCGGCCACGTGCTGTTGACCGAGACCTACGAAGAGACGCACACGGCGACGCCCGACGGGTCCCGCGTCGAGAGCTGCGTCGAGACATCCGAAGGGAAGACCCTGTGACATCCATCGACGGGTTCATCACCCTGGTCCGCGACGACCTGGGACTGGCCATCAGCGACGCGGACGTGGACCGGCCGCTCGACGAGATCGCGGGCTGGGACTCGATCCACCTCCTCACCCTGCTCGGCGCCCTGGAGCGCGCCGAGGGCCGCTCCCTGTCCCTGCCGGACGCCCTGGAGGCCACCACCCTGCGCGGGCTGTACGACGTGGCGGTGACCGGGTGAGCGGGGAGCGGTCCCCCGTCGCCCGGGAGCGGCGGCACACGCTGTACTTCCTGGAGGAGGCCAAGGCGTTCGCGCCGGTGTTCCTCGACACCGAGGTGGACATGGGGCGGGTGTGGCGCCACCGGGCGGCCTCCGTCGCGGCCGGCCGCCGGTACTCCGTGGTCAGCTACGTGCTGCACGCGGGTGCCCGGGTCATCGCCGCCCACCCCCAGGCCAACAGCGCCATCGGCGGCCGCCTGCTGCCCCGTACCGTCACCTACGCCGGCGCGAGCGCGAAGCTCGCCCTGGACCGGCGTCTCGACGGCCGGCGCGTCGTGCTCGGCGCGGTCCTGCCCGACCTCGACCGGGCGGACCTGGACGAGGTGCAGCGCCAGGTGGACCACTACCGCGACGGCGATCCGGGGGCCATGCCCGAGTTCGCGGGCCTGCGCGCGCTGCACCGGCTGCCCGTGCCCCTCGGCCGCGCGCTGTTCCGCAGGGCGACCCGGCCGCTCGGGGCGCGGGCGGCCAGGACCGGGACGTTCGCGGTCACCTCGCTCGGCCACCGCGCCGTCGACGGCTTCCACTCCGTGGGCGGCACCACGGTGACCCTCGGGGTCGGCCGGGTCGTGGACCGGCCGGTCGTACGGGACGGGCAGGTCACGGTGGCTCCGGTGATGCGCCTGAACCTGGCCTTCGACCACCGGGTCATCGACGGGGCCGAGGCCGCCGACGTCCTCACCGAGATCAAGGAACGCCTCGAAGGCTTCCCGGACACACCCGAGGGAGGGGAGGGGCTGCCCGCCGGCACCACGGCGGACGCCCTCACCGGCCGATGAACGACATCGAAGAGCTCAAGCAGTACGTGGGCGCGCACGCCCTCGCCCAGTCCCTGCCGCCGGACCACTTCGGGGAACTGCTCGGCCGCGTCCACACCGACGAGGACGGCGGCGAGGGATCCTGGGCCGGCGAGTGGTGCCGGGCCGGCGAACGGTTCGAGAGGGAGGGCCGGTACCTGGAGGCCTGCCGCCACTACAACATGGCCCGCTTCCCCTACGTGGACGGCCCCGCCCGCGGCGAGGCCCTGGAGCGCTGCGTGCGCGCCTTCGACCACTGGCGCAAGGAGGCCGGTGGTATCGAACGCATCGAGGTGGACACTCCGGAGGGCTCCGTCGGCTGCTGGACCAGCGGACTGTCGCGCGGTGACCGGCGTCCGCTGCTGGTCTTCATGGGCGGCATCGTCAGCATCAAGGAGCAGTGGGCGCCCCTGCTCACCCGCCTGTCCAGGCTGGGTTTCGCGGGGCTCGTCACGGAGCTGCCGGGCGTCGGCGAGAACACGCTGCGCTACGACGCCGACAGCTGGCGCCTGCTGCCCCGGCTGCTGGACGCCGTGAAGGACTCGGCGGACGTGTCGCAGACCTACTGCATCACGCTCAGCTTCAGCGGGCACATGGCCCTGCGGGCCTCTCTGGACGACCCCCGGATCAAGGGCATCATGACGGTCGGGGCCCCGGTCCACGACTTCTTCACGGACGCCTCCTGGCAGGCGCGGGTGCCCCGGATCACGGTCGACACCCTGGCCCACCTGACCGGCGTCCCCTCCCCCGCGGTGGGCGGACACATCCGGGACTGGGCCCTGAGTGACCGTCAGCTCGCCTCACTGGACGTGCCGTTGGCGTACGCGGCGAGCCTGCGCGACGAGATCATCCCGGCCGCCGACCCGCAGCGGCTGCGCCGGCACGTACGGGACCTGCGCCTCGTCGAGTACGACGACGTGCACGGAGCCCCGCACCACCTGCCCGAGATGCAGATGTGGGGCTTCCAGTCGGTCCTGCGCATGAAGGGCGGGCACTTCCTGCCGCGCGCCGCCCTCGGGTACGCGCTGTTCGCCCGGCGCACGAGCCGCAGGCTCGCCGCGCTCCGCTCCTGAGGCACCCCGCCCGGCCACCCTTCCCGCGCCCGGCCCGCGCCCCGCCCCCCGATGGACCGTTCCCCGAAAGGCTGACACCGCAATGGCAAGCGAGGAAGAGCTTCGCGAATATCTCAAGCGCGCCACGGGCAATCTCGCCCGGGTCAGGCAGCGCCTGCGCGAAGTCGAGACCGACCGGCACGAGCCGGTCGCCGTTGTGGCGATGAGCTGCCGCTACCCGGGCGGGGTCACCTCGCCCGAGGAGCTGTGGCGCCTGGTCGCGGACGGTACGGACGCCATCGACGGCTTCCCCACCGACCGAGGCTGGGACCTCGACGGGCTCTACGACCCGGACCGCGACCAGGTCGGCACGAGCTACACCCGCCACGGCGGCTTCCTCTACGACGCCCCGCGGTTCGACCCCGAGTTCTTCGGGCTGAGCCCGCGCGAGGCCCTGGCCACCGACCCCCAGCAGAGGCTGCTGCTGGAGACGGCCTGGGAGGCGGTGGAGCGGGCGGGCATCGTCCCGGAGAGCCTGCGCGGCAGCCGGACCGGGGTGTTCGCCGGTGTCATGTACAACGACTACGCCTCGCGGCTGACGCCTGCGCCCAAGACCTTCGAGGGATACATCGGGTACGGCAGCGCGGGCAGTGTGGCCTCGGGCCGGGTGGCGTACACCCTGGGTCTGGAGGGGCCCGCGGTGACCGTCGACACGGCGTGCTCCTCCTCCCTGGTCGCCATCCACCTGGCGATCCAGTCGCTGCGCAACGGCGAGTGCGGCCTCGCCCTGGCCGGCGGGGTGACCGTCATGGCCACGCCCAACACCTTCGTCGAGTTCAGCCGGCAGCGCGGGCTGTCCGAGGACGGCCGGTGCAAGGCCTTCTCCGCCGACGCCGACGGCACCGGCTGGAGCGAGGGCGCGGGCCTGCTCCTGCTGGAGCGGCTCTCCGACGCTCAGCGCAACGGCCACCGTGTCCTTGCGGTCATCCGGGGCAGCGCCGTCAACCAGGACGGTGCCAGCAGCCAGCTGACGGCGCCCAACGGCCCGGCCCAGCAGCGGCTGATCCGCGAGGCCCTGGCGAGCGCCCGCCTGGAACCGGCGGACGTCGACGCCGTGGAGGCGCACGGCACGGGCACCCGTCTCGGCGACCCCATCGAAGCCCAGGCCCTCCTCGCCACCTACGGCCAGAACCGCCCCACCGACCGACCCCTGCACCTCGGCTCCCTCAAATCCAACATCGGCCACACCCAGGCCGCCGCAGGCGTCGGCGGCGTCATCAAAATGGTCATGGCCATGCACCACGGCCTCCTCCCCAAAACCCTCCACGCCGACGAACCCAGCCCCCACATCGACTGGACCGAAGGCGCCGTCTCCCTCCTCACCGATGCGGCCCCCTGGCAGCCGGACGGGGAACGCCCCCGCCGGGCCGCCGTCTCCTCCTTCGGCATCAGCGGCACCAACGCCCACCTCATCCTCGAACAGGCACCCCCCACCGAGTCCGGAGCCGAAGCCGGGGCCGAGCGGCCGGCGGGCGCCCCGGTGGTGCCGTGGGTGGTATCCGGCCGCAGCGAAGCGGCGCTGCGCGCTCAGGCGGCGCGGCTGCACGAGCGGCTGACGGAGCTCCCCGAGGCCTCGGCCCCGGCGGTCGGCCGGGCCCTGGCGGGGACCCGTACGCAGTTCCCGCACCGGGCGGCCGTGGTGGCGGGCGACCGCGAGGCGCTGATGACGGGGCTGGCGGCGCTGGCCTCGGGCGGTGGCGCGCTGGAGGGCGTCGCCTCCGCGCGGGGGCGGCTGGCGTTCCTCTTCACGGGGCAGGGCAGCCAGCGCGCGGGGATGGGGCGCGAACTGTACGCCGCGTTCCCGGTGTTCGCCGCGGCCTTCGACGAGGTCTGCGACGCCCTGGAGGCGCACGGGCAGCCGGTGCGCGAGGCGCTGGCCGACGCGGAGGCGGTCCACCGCACGCAGTACGCGCAGCCTGCACTGTTCGCGATCGAGTCGGCGCTGTTCCGGCTGTGGGAGTCCTGGGGCGTGCGGCCGGACGTGGTGGCCGGGCACTCGGTCGGTGAGCTGACGGCGGCCTACGTGGCCGGCGTGCTCTCCCTCGACGACGCGGCCCGGCTGGTGGTGGAGCGCGGGCGGCTGATGCAGGCGCTGCCGGCGGGCGGCGCGATGCTCGCGGTGCAGGCGTCGGAGGAGCGGGTGCTGCCGCTGCTGGCGGGCCTGGAGGATTCGGCGGTGCTGGCGGCGGTCAACGGCCCCGAGTCGACGGTCGTGTCCGGTGACGAGGACGCGGTCGCCGCGGTCGCCGCGCGCCTGGAGGAGCTGGGCGTCCGGACGCGCCGCCTCACGGTCAGCCACGCCTTCCACTCGCCGCACATGGACGCGATGCTGGAGGAGTTCCGGGCCGTCGCGCGGGGCCTGGACTTCCGGGCCCCGACGATCCCGGTGGTCTCGACCCTGACGGGGCGGCGGGCCACGGCGCGCGAGCTGGGCTCGGCGGACTACTGGGCCGACCACGCGCGCCAGGCCGTACGGTTCCACGCGGCGGTGCGCACGCTGCGGGACGAGGGGGTGACCGCGTTCGTCGAGCTGGGCCCGGACGGACCGCTGACGGCGATGGCCCAGGCGGAAACCGAGGCGGAAGCCGGTGCGGGCGCCGGAGCGGGGACCGAGGCGGGCGCCGGGGTCCCGGCGGTGTGCGTGGCGTCGCTGCGCAAGGACCGCCCGGAGCCGCAGGCCGTGATGACGGCCCTCGCGCGGCTGCACGTGCGGGGCGCGGTGGAGGTGGACTGGCAGGGCGTGTTCGGCGGTGACGGG
Protein-coding sequences here:
- a CDS encoding acyl carrier protein → MTSIDGFITLVRDDLGLAISDADVDRPLDEIAGWDSIHLLTLLGALERAEGRSLSLPDALEATTLRGLYDVAVTG
- a CDS encoding 2-oxo acid dehydrogenase subunit E2, whose amino-acid sequence is MSGERSPVARERRHTLYFLEEAKAFAPVFLDTEVDMGRVWRHRAASVAAGRRYSVVSYVLHAGARVIAAHPQANSAIGGRLLPRTVTYAGASAKLALDRRLDGRRVVLGAVLPDLDRADLDEVQRQVDHYRDGDPGAMPEFAGLRALHRLPVPLGRALFRRATRPLGARAARTGTFAVTSLGHRAVDGFHSVGGTTVTLGVGRVVDRPVVRDGQVTVAPVMRLNLAFDHRVIDGAEAADVLTEIKERLEGFPDTPEGGEGLPAGTTADALTGR
- a CDS encoding alpha/beta hydrolase; translation: MNDIEELKQYVGAHALAQSLPPDHFGELLGRVHTDEDGGEGSWAGEWCRAGERFEREGRYLEACRHYNMARFPYVDGPARGEALERCVRAFDHWRKEAGGIERIEVDTPEGSVGCWTSGLSRGDRRPLLVFMGGIVSIKEQWAPLLTRLSRLGFAGLVTELPGVGENTLRYDADSWRLLPRLLDAVKDSADVSQTYCITLSFSGHMALRASLDDPRIKGIMTVGAPVHDFFTDASWQARVPRITVDTLAHLTGVPSPAVGGHIRDWALSDRQLASLDVPLAYAASLRDEIIPAADPQRLRRHVRDLRLVEYDDVHGAPHHLPEMQMWGFQSVLRMKGGHFLPRAALGYALFARRTSRRLAALRS